Proteins found in one Deltaproteobacteria bacterium IMCC39524 genomic segment:
- a CDS encoding dihydroorotate dehydrogenase, whose translation MSELKKDIVRRPDMSVEIAGIKLRNPVMPASGTFGYGEEYTPFIDMEKIGAIVTKGLSLKPKAGNPTPRIAETVSGMLNAIGLQNVGIDAFIQHKMPFLRTVNTPVIANFFGNTLEEYGEVAKRLNDIPEIAAGELNISCPNVKQGGIVFGTDPKAASEVVALVRKNLQKPLIVKLTPNVTDITVVARAVEEAGADAIACINTLTGMSVDVNTRKPRIANMTGGLSGPAIRPVAVRMVHQVVQTVSVPVIGIGGIVKAMDALEFLIVGAKAVQVGTANFVDPTAMISIIEGIEEFLVAEGIDDIHDLIGSLKF comes from the coding sequence ATGAGCGAGTTAAAGAAAGATATTGTTAGACGGCCCGACATGTCCGTGGAGATTGCCGGCATCAAGCTGCGCAACCCGGTTATGCCCGCATCGGGAACCTTTGGCTACGGTGAAGAATATACACCCTTTATCGACATGGAGAAGATCGGCGCCATCGTCACCAAGGGACTTTCCCTTAAGCCGAAGGCCGGCAACCCGACCCCCCGTATTGCAGAAACCGTCAGCGGCATGCTCAACGCCATCGGCCTGCAGAATGTTGGCATCGATGCTTTTATCCAGCACAAGATGCCTTTCCTGCGCACCGTCAACACCCCGGTGATCGCCAACTTCTTCGGCAACACCCTCGAAGAGTATGGTGAGGTCGCCAAGCGTCTCAACGACATTCCGGAGATTGCAGCCGGGGAGCTGAATATCTCCTGCCCGAACGTCAAGCAGGGGGGCATTGTCTTCGGTACCGATCCGAAGGCGGCCAGCGAGGTTGTTGCCCTGGTCCGAAAGAACCTGCAAAAGCCCCTGATCGTCAAGTTGACCCCCAACGTGACCGATATCACCGTGGTTGCCCGTGCGGTTGAAGAGGCCGGTGCCGATGCCATCGCCTGCATCAACACGCTCACCGGCATGTCGGTGGATGTGAATACTCGCAAACCCCGTATCGCCAATATGACCGGTGGCCTCTCCGGCCCTGCGATCCGACCCGTTGCCGTGCGTATGGTTCACCAGGTCGTACAGACCGTCTCGGTTCCGGTTATCGGCATCGGCGGCATTGTCAAGGCCATGGACGCCCTCGAGTTCCTGATCGTCGGTGCCAAGGCGGTTCAGGTGGGTACTGCCAATTTTGTCGACCCGACGGCCATGATCTCAATCATCGAAGGTATCGAGGAGTTCCTGGTCGCAGAGGGTATTGACGATATTCATGATTTGATAGGAAGCCTTAAATTCTGA
- a CDS encoding dihydroorotate dehydrogenase electron transfer subunit produces MKNYRTKIISNQEISPGYFRMKILAPGFGENAHAGQFIMFRVQRSLPPLLRRPFGIFRTGFLPADCDGLPPKEFVEIVYKVVGSGTSIMAELHEGDKVELLGPLGNGFDCTSRKGEKILVGGGIGLVPLYMLAGELVDNGCKVRLLMGGRTRDDILAVTEFERLGVETYISTDDGSLGEAGLVTQVLERKLQKYPETEVFTCGPMPMLAAVHDICVKYKTPLQVSLEESMACGVGACLGCVVKGAGHTEEKPSYLCSCKVGPVFKSQYLDWSAIGKTDKDCGGCA; encoded by the coding sequence ATGAAAAATTACAGGACCAAGATTATTTCCAACCAGGAGATTTCGCCCGGTTATTTCCGGATGAAGATCCTGGCTCCCGGCTTTGGCGAGAATGCTCACGCCGGGCAATTTATCATGTTTCGTGTGCAGCGCTCTCTGCCGCCCCTGTTGAGGCGACCTTTCGGCATCTTCCGCACCGGATTTCTACCCGCCGATTGTGATGGCCTGCCGCCGAAGGAATTCGTCGAGATCGTTTATAAGGTTGTCGGTAGCGGTACCAGTATCATGGCCGAGCTTCACGAAGGCGACAAGGTTGAGCTGTTGGGGCCCTTAGGCAATGGGTTCGATTGCACCTCACGGAAAGGCGAGAAAATCCTGGTGGGCGGCGGTATCGGCCTGGTCCCGCTTTACATGCTGGCCGGAGAGCTGGTTGACAATGGCTGCAAGGTGCGCCTGTTGATGGGCGGCCGGACCCGTGATGACATCCTGGCGGTCACTGAATTCGAACGTCTCGGCGTAGAAACCTACATCTCAACGGATGACGGAAGTCTCGGTGAGGCAGGGCTGGTAACCCAGGTTCTGGAGCGCAAGCTGCAGAAGTATCCAGAGACAGAGGTCTTTACTTGCGGCCCTATGCCGATGCTCGCTGCGGTTCATGACATCTGTGTCAAGTACAAGACGCCTTTACAGGTCTCACTGGAAGAGTCCATGGCCTGCGGTGTCGGTGCCTGCTTGGGCTGCGTCGTAAAAGGGGCAGGGCATACCGAAGAAAAACCGAGTTATCTCTGCTCCTGCAAGGTCGGGCCGGTTTTTAAATCGCAGTACCTGGATTGGAGTGCTATTGGCAAAACTGATAAAGACTGCGGGGGGTGCGCCTGA
- the rimI gene encoding ribosomal protein S18-alanine N-acetyltransferase — MTTLPIGDRIVTMQLKDLAAVHQLECASQSDPWSERHFVDELESRVATIDLYWHGEQLAGFLCSWLIAGELQIQNLATLPQMRRRGIAAALLAHAIERSQKEGLTSVCLEVRLTNKPAIRLYERFGFTIDGTRPSYYPDGEDALLMTYRL; from the coding sequence ATGACCACTTTACCCATCGGCGACAGAATCGTGACGATGCAGCTTAAGGATCTGGCTGCCGTGCATCAGCTCGAGTGTGCCAGTCAGTCTGATCCCTGGAGTGAGCGGCATTTTGTCGATGAACTTGAGTCCAGGGTTGCAACCATCGATCTCTACTGGCACGGGGAGCAGTTGGCGGGTTTTTTGTGTAGTTGGCTGATTGCCGGAGAATTGCAGATCCAGAATCTGGCGACCTTGCCGCAGATGCGTCGACGGGGGATCGCGGCCGCGCTGCTAGCTCATGCCATCGAACGAAGCCAGAAAGAGGGGCTAACCTCTGTCTGCCTTGAGGTTCGCCTGACCAATAAACCGGCCATAAGGCTTTACGAGCGTTTCGGTTTTACCATTGACGGGACTCGCCCCTCTTATTACCCCGATGGTGAAGATGCACTGCTTATGACTTACCGACTATGA
- the purM gene encoding phosphoribosylformylglycinamidine cyclo-ligase, translated as MTYKGAGVDIEAGNRFVDIIKPLVKSTIRPEVLTDIGGFGGLFALNKDKYKSPVLVSSTDGVGTKLKLAFELDRHNTVGIDLVAMCVNDIIVQGAEPLFFLDYLGTGMLAPEKAAEVVEGIAEGCRQAGCALIGGETAEMPGFYSEGEYDLAGFTVGVVDRDAIIDGSTIQDGEAIIGIASNGLHSNGFSLARRIATERLQGGLETVLPGMDESLGDAMLRPTRIYVKSILNLLRDFEIHGMAHITGGGLLENVPRILPRHCKAVIKKDSWPKLPLFELLREAGNIEEQEMFRTFNYGIGMVLVVPKDSADDIISRLKGLNEEAYIIGEIDTCKGECNQVDLV; from the coding sequence ATGACCTATAAAGGCGCCGGCGTAGATATCGAAGCCGGTAATCGTTTTGTCGACATCATCAAGCCCCTGGTCAAGTCGACCATCCGCCCCGAAGTTCTCACCGACATCGGTGGCTTCGGCGGTCTCTTTGCCTTGAACAAGGACAAATACAAGTCCCCTGTTCTGGTTTCCTCGACAGACGGAGTCGGCACCAAGTTGAAGCTGGCGTTCGAACTTGATCGTCACAACACGGTCGGCATTGACCTGGTCGCCATGTGCGTGAACGACATCATCGTACAGGGCGCTGAGCCGCTGTTCTTCCTCGACTACCTGGGAACAGGCATGTTGGCTCCGGAAAAAGCGGCCGAGGTCGTTGAAGGCATCGCAGAGGGCTGCCGGCAGGCCGGTTGTGCCCTGATCGGTGGCGAGACAGCCGAGATGCCCGGTTTCTACAGCGAAGGCGAATACGATCTGGCTGGCTTTACGGTTGGCGTGGTCGATCGCGACGCAATCATCGACGGTTCGACCATTCAGGATGGTGAAGCGATCATCGGCATTGCCTCAAACGGCTTGCATTCGAACGGCTTCTCACTGGCCCGGCGAATCGCCACGGAGCGTTTGCAAGGAGGTCTCGAGACCGTCCTGCCCGGGATGGACGAATCCCTCGGTGACGCCATGCTGCGCCCGACCAGAATTTACGTTAAATCAATCCTCAACCTGCTGCGTGACTTTGAGATCCACGGCATGGCCCACATCACGGGTGGCGGCTTGCTTGAGAATGTGCCTCGCATCCTGCCTCGCCACTGTAAAGCAGTTATCAAAAAGGACTCCTGGCCCAAGCTGCCCCTTTTCGAGCTGCTGCGTGAAGCCGGCAACATCGAAGAGCAAGAGATGTTCCGTACCTTCAACTACGGTATCGGCATGGTTCTCGTGGTGCCGAAAGATTCCGCTGACGACATTATCTCCCGTCTGAAAGGTCTCAACGAAGAAGCCTATATCATCGGCGAAATTGACACCTGTAAAGGCGAGTGCAATCAGGTGGATCTGGTTTAG
- the purN gene encoding phosphoribosylglycinamide formyltransferase — translation MSKLLRIGVLASGGGTNLQAIIDRCMDGSLAAEIAVVIANNPGAGALERAKNAGVPTLCINHRDFSRREDFDSAVVKALQDAGVELVVLAGFMRIITQTFIDAFPERIINIHPALLPAFPGLHVQQQALDYGARFSGCTVHLVDGGVDTGPIIMQAVVPILADDDADTLAARILEQEHRIYPRAIQLIAEGRVHINGRQVKIDLDGVVETTALVNPAVAD, via the coding sequence ATGTCTAAATTATTGCGTATCGGTGTTCTGGCCTCGGGTGGCGGCACAAACCTGCAAGCGATCATCGATCGTTGCATGGACGGCAGCCTTGCTGCCGAGATCGCTGTTGTCATCGCTAACAATCCCGGCGCCGGCGCCCTGGAACGTGCAAAAAATGCCGGGGTACCAACTCTCTGCATCAATCATCGAGATTTTTCCCGACGTGAGGACTTTGACAGTGCCGTCGTCAAGGCACTGCAGGACGCTGGAGTCGAACTTGTTGTTCTGGCAGGCTTTATGCGCATCATCACCCAGACCTTTATCGATGCCTTCCCGGAGCGTATTATCAACATTCATCCGGCCCTGCTACCGGCTTTTCCGGGCTTACATGTTCAGCAGCAGGCCCTCGATTACGGGGCACGCTTTTCCGGCTGCACAGTGCATCTCGTCGATGGCGGCGTTGATACAGGCCCCATCATCATGCAAGCCGTCGTACCGATTCTTGCCGATGATGATGCCGACACCCTTGCTGCGCGCATTCTTGAACAGGAGCACCGAATTTACCCTCGCGCCATCCAGCTGATCGCCGAAGGTCGTGTCCACATCAATGGCCGGCAGGTAAAGATCGACCTGGATGGCGTTGTTGAGACAACCGCCCTGGTCAACCCTGCCGTCGCAGACTGA
- a CDS encoding DUF523 domain-containing protein yields the protein MDKKESPKTNGETILVSACLLGLPTRYDGKSKRSQQVLEYLQGENLTPIPVCPEQLAGMTTPRDKTFFLSGDGRAVLAGKGEAVSENGLSMNAVFCHGAKLTLEIARLSSCRRALLKEGSPSCGVHRVYLGEDKVAGVGVTSALLINSGLDVISEEDLK from the coding sequence ATGGATAAAAAAGAGAGTCCCAAAACAAACGGTGAAACTATCCTGGTCAGCGCCTGCCTGCTCGGATTGCCGACCCGCTATGACGGCAAGTCCAAACGTTCTCAGCAGGTTCTCGAGTACCTGCAAGGTGAAAACTTAACGCCAATTCCGGTCTGCCCGGAGCAACTCGCCGGCATGACAACCCCCAGAGACAAGACATTTTTCCTGTCAGGTGACGGCCGGGCCGTTCTCGCCGGCAAGGGTGAAGCTGTTTCGGAGAATGGCCTGTCTATGAATGCCGTTTTCTGCCATGGCGCAAAACTGACCCTGGAGATTGCCCGTCTAAGCAGCTGCCGCAGGGCGCTACTGAAAGAGGGCAGCCCTTCATGTGGTGTACACAGGGTTTACCTGGGAGAAGACAAGGTTGCCGGCGTGGGTGTCACCAGTGCACTGCTGATAAACTCCGGTTTGGACGTTATCTCGGAAGAAGACCTCAAATAA
- the rpmB gene encoding 50S ribosomal protein L28: protein MANVCDVCGKKSMTGCNVSHAHNKTKKVFKPNLQKVRAVQNGSVRSMKVCTRCIRSGAIQKAS from the coding sequence ATGGCGAACGTATGTGATGTCTGTGGGAAGAAATCGATGACTGGCTGTAATGTCAGCCATGCGCATAATAAAACCAAGAAGGTCTTCAAGCCGAACCTGCAGAAGGTACGTGCCGTCCAGAATGGTTCCGTGCGCAGCATGAAAGTTTGTACGCGCTGCATTCGATCAGGGGCTATCCAGAAAGCCAGCTGA
- a CDS encoding PAS domain-containing sensor histidine kinase, which produces MQDPLNQRISHILSLSPAIIYAGRVGEPFYLTFISENLTSHFGFDTKICLRNPDFWRDLIHPDDVECVFDDYARIAANGFHKHEYRLRKDDGEYLWVLDELRLVRDASGQPLEVIGSWLDITERKETEEALQQSEKLFRDFFQTNPVATIITSTDGVVHMVNPAFTEHTDFTMEEVVGRTAQELGFWQVPKDRERMVSAIQTFGFIDNLESQFYGKGGRPMTCLVSSRAVAFGGEVRILSIVQDVTEQRKAEAALLKLDQAKTAFISTAAHELRTPLIAIVGYSELLENKAGLPLEEEQKQEYLSIIQSNAEILNRLVDDLLDVGRIQIGRSLGVVLKEAQLNEVIEKVVGSLRVKNERHGITVVHTNPLPERCWFDPGRITQVLYNLLSNAIKYSPQGGAIEIQTTTAPETVSFAIVDQGQGMSPELVDNVFDRFYRGEADDAKTHGLGLGMGIVKQIIEDHGGEIVVKSCLGEGTTVTFTLPINP; this is translated from the coding sequence ATGCAAGATCCTTTGAATCAAAGAATCAGCCATATCCTCTCGCTCTCGCCTGCGATTATCTATGCCGGTCGCGTTGGTGAACCCTTCTATCTGACCTTTATCAGCGAAAACCTCACTTCACACTTTGGCTTCGACACAAAGATTTGCCTGCGCAATCCAGACTTCTGGCGAGACCTGATCCACCCCGATGATGTTGAATGTGTTTTTGACGATTACGCCAGGATTGCTGCGAACGGTTTTCATAAACATGAGTACCGTTTGCGCAAAGACGATGGTGAGTACCTCTGGGTCCTCGATGAGCTTCGACTGGTTCGTGATGCATCAGGTCAACCGCTGGAAGTCATCGGCTCATGGTTGGATATAACCGAACGTAAAGAGACGGAAGAGGCCCTTCAGCAAAGTGAAAAACTGTTTCGTGATTTTTTTCAAACCAATCCGGTTGCAACGATCATCACCTCAACGGATGGTGTTGTCCATATGGTCAACCCGGCATTTACCGAACATACAGATTTCACAATGGAAGAAGTTGTTGGCCGTACGGCGCAGGAGCTCGGTTTCTGGCAAGTACCCAAGGATCGTGAGCGCATGGTTTCAGCCATTCAGACGTTTGGTTTCATAGATAATCTGGAAAGCCAGTTTTACGGTAAGGGCGGTCGGCCAATGACCTGTCTGGTTTCCAGTCGGGCCGTCGCTTTCGGTGGTGAGGTGAGGATACTGAGTATCGTCCAGGATGTCACAGAACAGAGAAAAGCCGAAGCTGCGCTGCTCAAGCTTGACCAGGCCAAGACCGCTTTTATCTCCACTGCTGCGCATGAACTACGCACCCCTCTGATTGCCATCGTCGGTTACTCTGAATTACTAGAAAACAAGGCCGGGCTCCCTCTAGAGGAAGAGCAGAAGCAAGAGTACCTCTCCATCATTCAAAGCAACGCGGAGATTCTCAATCGATTGGTGGACGATTTGCTCGATGTCGGCCGTATTCAAATCGGGCGTTCATTGGGTGTCGTGTTAAAGGAAGCGCAGCTGAATGAGGTGATCGAAAAAGTTGTTGGTTCTTTAAGGGTGAAAAACGAACGGCATGGAATCACTGTTGTTCACACGAACCCTTTGCCCGAAAGGTGCTGGTTTGATCCGGGTCGCATAACCCAGGTCTTGTACAACTTGTTGAGTAACGCCATAAAATATTCACCCCAGGGAGGGGCGATAGAAATTCAGACCACGACAGCTCCGGAAACCGTTTCCTTTGCGATCGTTGATCAGGGACAGGGGATGTCACCTGAGCTGGTGGATAATGTTTTTGACCGTTTCTATCGTGGCGAGGCTGATGATGCCAAGACCCATGGCCTGGGTTTGGGGATGGGCATTGTAAAGCAGATTATTGAAGACCATGGCGGTGAAATAGTTGTCAAAAGTTGTCTTGGTGAGGGGACGACAGTAACTTTTACTCTTCCGATCAATCCATAA
- a CDS encoding septal ring lytic transglycosylase RlpA family protein — MTKFIHQYALLIILLMLAACGEPTYHVRVLDTPSSTPSPTGKVKPTQRAYEVNGQRYQPIPSAHGFVEKGLASWYGKKFHGRKTSNGETYDMYAMTAAHKTLPMNVHLKVTNLDNGRSTVVRVNDRGPFVKSRIIDLSYSAASELGVVGPGTANVRIEALGYQDKGPAGSAPHYTQPDSYDVGPFMVQVGAFTVKENADRLAAKLKGQYGSSSVVAGWVNGQKFYRVRVGLFNAMAKASQGLLEIEANGYPNSFIVAQ; from the coding sequence ATGACTAAATTTATTCATCAATATGCTCTTCTCATAATTCTCCTGATGCTTGCTGCTTGCGGTGAACCGACTTATCATGTCCGGGTTCTGGACACGCCCTCATCGACCCCTTCGCCAACGGGTAAGGTTAAGCCAACGCAAAGAGCTTACGAGGTTAATGGCCAGAGATACCAGCCGATCCCTTCTGCGCATGGTTTCGTTGAGAAGGGTCTTGCCAGTTGGTATGGCAAGAAGTTTCATGGTCGCAAAACCAGTAACGGTGAAACTTACGACATGTATGCCATGACGGCCGCTCATAAGACCTTGCCGATGAACGTGCACCTGAAAGTCACCAACCTCGATAACGGTCGTTCCACGGTTGTGCGGGTCAATGATCGTGGACCTTTTGTCAAAAGCCGCATTATTGATCTCTCGTATTCTGCCGCTAGCGAGTTGGGGGTGGTGGGGCCGGGAACGGCAAATGTACGTATTGAGGCCCTTGGCTACCAGGACAAAGGCCCCGCCGGGAGCGCGCCTCACTACACGCAACCGGACAGCTATGATGTCGGGCCGTTTATGGTCCAGGTCGGAGCTTTCACCGTGAAGGAGAATGCAGACCGTTTGGCTGCAAAGCTCAAAGGCCAATATGGCAGCTCCTCGGTTGTCGCTGGGTGGGTGAACGGGCAGAAGTTTTACCGGGTCAGGGTTGGTCTGTTTAACGCCATGGCCAAGGCTTCCCAGGGGCTTCTTGAGATCGAAGCCAACGGTTATCCGAACAGTTTTATCGTCGCTCAGTAG
- a CDS encoding PfkB family carbohydrate kinase produces MKPLVIGLGQCSLDILGQVDNYPALDEKAELNSLLVQGGGPVATALVTLSRLGVPVAIVGAVGDDDFGGQIREGLFQENVDCTYLLQSPQSSSQVAFVTVDAQGHRNIFWHRGTASPVIPEGLPGLLADSVRILHLDGLHLDPAIAVAKLARRQVVTTVLDAGTLRPGIEDLLPFIDHLVVSEKFARQFIGKDDPEAAIRGLLSYGAVAVTVTMGHSGSLSMGKGVPPIHQPAFAVKTIDTTGCGDVFHGGYIYALLQDWTLERTVRFAAACAALKACALGGRTAIPSLQEVESFLSCQAERPTPEAIG; encoded by the coding sequence GTGAAGCCATTGGTCATCGGATTGGGACAATGTTCCCTCGACATACTCGGTCAGGTTGACAACTATCCAGCGCTTGATGAGAAAGCAGAGTTGAACTCTTTGCTGGTTCAAGGTGGTGGCCCCGTCGCAACGGCACTGGTAACGCTGTCACGTCTGGGCGTGCCGGTTGCGATTGTAGGTGCTGTGGGTGATGACGACTTCGGTGGGCAGATTCGCGAGGGCTTGTTTCAGGAAAACGTCGATTGCACCTACCTGCTCCAATCACCACAAAGTTCAAGCCAGGTTGCTTTTGTGACTGTCGATGCTCAGGGTCATCGCAATATCTTCTGGCATCGCGGAACGGCTTCCCCCGTTATTCCGGAAGGGCTGCCGGGCCTGCTGGCTGATTCTGTCCGTATCCTGCATCTGGATGGATTGCATCTCGACCCGGCGATTGCTGTGGCGAAACTGGCTCGGCGGCAGGTCGTTACGACAGTTCTCGACGCTGGCACACTGCGCCCCGGTATCGAGGACCTTCTACCATTTATTGATCACCTTGTCGTGAGTGAAAAATTTGCCCGCCAGTTTATTGGTAAGGACGATCCCGAGGCCGCTATCCGAGGTCTGCTTAGCTATGGAGCGGTCGCGGTCACTGTTACCATGGGTCACTCTGGCAGCCTTAGCATGGGCAAAGGCGTGCCCCCCATTCATCAACCGGCCTTTGCTGTTAAGACCATAGATACGACCGGCTGTGGTGACGTCTTTCATGGTGGCTATATTTACGCTTTATTGCAAGATTGGACTCTCGAAAGGACTGTTCGTTTTGCTGCGGCTTGTGCGGCTCTGAAAGCTTGCGCTTTAGGCGGAAGAACGGCCATCCCGAGCTTGCAGGAAGTGGAGAGCTTTCTGTCGTGTCAGGCTGAACGCCCAACCCCGGAAGCGATCGGTTGA
- the accA gene encoding acetyl-CoA carboxylase carboxyl transferase subunit alpha encodes MLMQFFLDFEKPLVALDQKIRELRDYTTDNVDFSSDIKKLEKKSAKLRDEIFSNLTRWQRTQLARHQVRPYTLDYVQHIFTDWFEVHGDRNFRDDPALVCGFARLDGEPCAIIGHQKGRDTKEKVYRNFGMPNPEGYRKALRVMKMAEQFGLPIFTFVDTPGAFPGIGAEERGQAEAIARNLREMAALTVPVIVTVTGEGGSGGALAIAVGNKVQMLQYSVYAVISPEGCAAILWSDGARGPEAAEALKLTAMDIDSLGVIIDDVIPEPLGGAHNDHVAAAATVKEYLKKHLEELKQLSPEELVEQRYQKFRAMSVIEE; translated from the coding sequence CTGCTAATGCAGTTTTTTTTAGACTTTGAAAAACCCCTGGTAGCACTCGATCAGAAAATTCGCGAACTGCGTGACTACACCACCGATAACGTTGACTTCTCCTCTGATATCAAGAAGTTGGAGAAGAAGTCCGCGAAGTTACGTGATGAAATCTTTTCCAATTTGACCCGCTGGCAGCGCACCCAGTTGGCCCGTCATCAGGTCCGTCCTTACACGCTTGATTATGTCCAACACATCTTTACCGACTGGTTTGAAGTTCATGGTGATCGCAATTTCCGCGATGATCCGGCGCTGGTTTGTGGCTTTGCCCGTCTTGATGGCGAGCCCTGCGCGATCATTGGTCACCAGAAAGGTCGCGATACCAAGGAGAAGGTTTACCGGAATTTCGGCATGCCGAATCCGGAAGGTTATCGCAAAGCCTTGCGCGTTATGAAGATGGCAGAGCAGTTCGGCCTGCCGATCTTTACTTTTGTCGACACCCCGGGGGCTTTCCCAGGCATTGGTGCCGAGGAGCGTGGCCAGGCCGAGGCTATTGCCCGAAACCTGCGCGAGATGGCCGCACTGACTGTTCCTGTGATCGTGACCGTGACCGGTGAGGGTGGCTCGGGTGGAGCTCTGGCGATTGCTGTTGGCAACAAGGTGCAGATGTTGCAGTACTCGGTTTATGCTGTTATATCTCCGGAAGGTTGCGCCGCGATACTCTGGAGCGACGGTGCCCGTGGCCCAGAGGCGGCTGAAGCGCTTAAGCTGACGGCCATGGATATTGATTCCCTCGGTGTGATTATCGATGATGTTATACCCGAACCTCTTGGTGGTGCACACAACGATCATGTCGCTGCCGCTGCAACGGTGAAGGAATACTTGAAAAAACACCTGGAAGAACTTAAGCAGCTTTCTCCGGAGGAATTGGTCGAGCAGCGTTATCAGAAATTCCGTGCCATGTCGGTCATCGAAGAATAG